The following are from one region of the Pseudomonas lalucatii genome:
- a CDS encoding amidase — protein MSRRRPLRRLPLLVALLLAALAWHNRVHLLAFPAIIGAYSAKEYCSCRYVVGNPADYCAAYIEQYLPLSALVDEPAARRVTARGLGSSQSAQWLGPRQGCRLLPEAVALP, from the coding sequence ATGAGCCGCCGGCGCCCGCTGCGCCGCCTGCCGTTGCTCGTGGCGCTGCTGCTGGCCGCGCTGGCCTGGCACAACCGAGTCCATCTACTCGCCTTCCCGGCCATCATCGGCGCCTATTCGGCCAAGGAGTACTGCTCCTGTCGCTACGTGGTCGGCAACCCGGCCGACTACTGCGCCGCCTATATCGAGCAGTACCTGCCGCTCAGCGCCCTGGTCGACGAGCCGGCGGCGCGGCGGGTGACCGCGCGCGGCCTGGGCAGCAGCCAGAGCGCGCAGTGGCTGGGACCGAGGCAGGGCTGTCGGCTGCTGCCCGAGGCGGTGGCGCTGCCCTAG